The Setaria viridis chromosome 2, Setaria_viridis_v4.0, whole genome shotgun sequence DNA window tgttttattgagactttcggtcatgtaataatgtttaatactccctttattcgctttagcactgtcttcgttattcactattgtcatacatgtgtgtaacttgatcctggcgcacatgtattgaaagcactcggttttgtccttaaaatcaggtgtgacaaaagtggtaccaaagccgtgttgactgtaggacgttagcctagttagaaaatggtcgtatttaaggattataataatctagtagccattcctaccttttcttaatttaaatctacttaaTATTCTTAAACTTGATTTGTCTCATCCTTGTTGCTATTTTTATCTTGGttcgttcaaaattttattctaaaaattttcttttttctttctgttaGATGGCTCGCACCCGGTTGACAGCACACAAGAGCACCCGTCCCCCGCGTCACGGCATCGCATCGTATCACCCCATGGAGCctagagaagaggaggaagaggaggtctACTACTTCCAAGACCCGGGAGATGAGACTGACGAGGACGCCATGCTCGTGGAGCAGGAGACATCACCGACACCAGCACCAACACCAGCACCTGCACCAGCCCCGGCACCCGTACCTGTCATCGACATATCGGACGAGGAGCCCGAACCAGAAGAGCACCCAGCACCGGAGCCAGAAGCAGCCGCACAAGCTCCCGAGCCCGAGAGATGGATCAGGTGGGTAAAGGAAGACTATGGACAAGGAGTGCACATGGCTGACATGCTGAGGTGGACTTGTCATCACTTGGGATACACCATGAGGCCTGTCTACAAGTGTGCTCGGTTCACCCACCCTCGCTATCCCACTTTCTGGGAGGTGAAGGTTATCCTTCGTGAGGAGCATGAAAGAGGATGGGAGGTGGTGgctgttcaccatgatgtggCGATGAGGAGGACCATGGAGGCCGGTATAGCCGAGGTAGCTAGGAGAACACTTGAGGTCCTCTCTCACGAGGAACAGCCACGGCTACAGTACACATATCGTCGGTACCTTCCGTCCAGGGCTAGTGGAGAAGCAAGAACTTTCATAGCTACTCATGATGGAGTTGACATGGCCACGGACTATCTTCGCAAGTACCTGTCTGCAACTCTCACCGCCTTGAATGAAGCAAACAACACCGTCTTTGAGACTCAACGGGAGCTTCATGAAGTTAGGTGGGAGAGAGATGTATTAGTGGCTTCTGCGACaggggcaccgccgccgcaagaGGATGCCGACTAtcccgcttcgtcgccgtcACCCAAGCGTCCCCGCTACAACTCACCTGGCGCCGCCGCAGAAGATCTTTAGGAGTTAGGAGTGTTAAGTTTAATTTTTTTGTAATCGTTAGTCGTCGCTCGAGTGTGTTTAGTTTAAAGTGTGTTTAGATGCTTGGTTTTGTGCTAAATGTTTGAGTTGGAtctttgtaatgagtgcggtatgtGGGGTAATTGCCACACAATACCGGTCTTAGTAATAAAAGTTCTTGGTTGGGTTTTAGTTCTGTTCTAAATTAGCTTCTAATCTTTCTTAATCTTGATCTCCCATTTGTCTAAATCTATCCGTCATGCAAGCTATGAGATGTTTAATTCTGTTCTCGACATTAATTGACATGTCAGTACTGTTTTAGTTGTATCTCGAGCTACAAAGgtccaaatgacatgaaatCAGTGGGGGTAGTTTCAGAATTTCGTGGAGTATTTTCTGTacatttttcagaatttttggaggATTTGTCTGGGAGATATATGTGAATTAGTAGAGCAATCAGAATCTGAAACTGTCGACCGACACtgtcagcttgttaattttgtaACCCGAGATCTAGAGGTCCGATTGAGCTGATTCTAGTTGGGTTGGTTTACAAATTTAGTATGTTACGACTTGGTAATTCTTCATTAATTTTGGACACTTTTTCTGCCGGCCACCTCTAATTTAACGGAGCTAACAGAATCTGCTTACTTTTATATCTGGTCGCTTTATCTTTCTCAGTTATCTCTTCACACACAtatctaaatctattgtctctaacgctcagatggtaaacaccaggtccgGATCAGGAGTTGACAACCCCGTAGTGCCTCGTCACAGGGACAATAGCAGCAATCCCAACTCCGCTCCGCAGCAGAATCAACAAGCACCTGTAGGGATGGAGCAGTTCTTAGCAGCCCAGACTCAGCTCCTCGCCGGTCTGACCAATACTGTGGCAGCCTTACAGGCGCAGctgaacaacaacaataacaacaacaaccagcagcagccaccaccaaGGGATaggcacagggagttcatgagccacaagcccccaACGTTTTTACATTTTCCAGACCCGCTAGATGCTGATGACTGGTTGAAGACTgtggagaagatgctggacattacccagtgttctgatAGGGAGAAGGTCCTATATGCTTCAGGACGCCTGGAAGGACCAGCTGCCgattggtgggatgcttacaccaCCACCCATGTCAACGCTAATAGCATTACTTGGGAGGAATTCAGGACTAACTTCAGGAGTCACCACATTCCTTCCGGATTAATGAAGCTCAAGaagaaggagttccttgctcttAAGCAGGGTAATATGTCAGTGGCTGAGTACAGGGACAAGTTTGTCTAGTTGCCCTGCTATGCTCCTAAAGATGTTGGAgatgatgagcagaagcaggagtTGTTTTTGGATGGTTTGATTGGACCACTCCAATACCAGCTGATGTCGCACACCTTCCCTAGCTTCCAGAAGATGCTGGACAAAGCGATTGGCCTGGAGCACAAGAGGAACGAGCttggggagatgaagaggaagttTAACTCCCAGTCACCGTCGGGAAGCAACACTCGCCCTCGTTTTGCTCCACAGCAAGGGACACCACACCACACAGGGGGTCCGAGTGTGAATTTTgggcagcagtcattccagcgccccgCTCAGCAGTCATTCCAGCACCCCAGCCCCCAGTTCCAGCGTCCAGGGATGCAGAGTCCGCGCCCCAGCTTTTCGCAGAATCGCCAGATGACTCCTGCAGGCGTTCCAGTGAGGCCCAATGCTCCAGTGGGCAACacttgcttcaagtgtggtgaagTTGGCCACTATGCCAATGCTTGTCCTAAGAGGAGCGTGCCATCTACTCCCGTACAGAATAATAGCACTCCTCGGCAGAATCAGCAGGCGCAACAGTCAAGGAACGTGAACCAAACTCCGCAGCGCTCTCAGGGACAACAGAACTATGTGCGTGGCAAGCTGAACCACGTGGATGTTGATATCGCTCAGGAGGCTCCAGACGTTGTGCTCGGTATGTTTCTTGTCAACTCAGCACCCGCCTCagtattatttgattctggagcatcccaTTCTTTCATTACTGCACAGTACGTAGCTAAGCATAACATGCCCATTAGTACCATGCCACGCCATATGCTAGTCAGCTCACCAGGGGGGAACATGAAAGCATTATATCAGTGTAACCAAGTGAACCTCAAGATAATGGGCAGAGATTTTCCAGCTAATCTTATAGTGTTGGAATCAAGTGGAATTGATGTGATACTCGGTATGGGATGGTTGAGCAAGTTCGACGCAGTGATACAGTGTGCAAAAAGATCGGTTCTTCTCACAAGTCCAGCAGGGGAAA harbors:
- the LOC140221855 gene encoding uncharacterized protein codes for the protein MVNTRSGSGVDNPVVPRHRDNSSNPNSAPQQNQQAPVGMEQFLAAQTQLLAGLTNTVAALQAQLNNNNNNNNQQQPPPRDRHREFMSHKPPTFLHFPDPLDADDWLKTVEKMLDITQCSDREKVLYASGRLEGPAADWWDAYTTTHVNANSITWEEFRTNFRSHHIPSGLMKLKKKEFLALKQDVGDDEQKQELFLDGLIGPLQYQLMSHTFPSFQKMLDKAIGLEHKRNELGEMKRKFNSQSPSGSNTRPRFAPQQGTPHHTGGPSVNFGQQSFQRPAQQSFQHPSPQFQRPGMQSPRPSFSQNRQMTPAGVPVRPNAPVGNTCFKCGEVGHYANACPKRSVPSTPVQNNSTPRQNQQAQQSRNVNQTPQRSQGQQNYVRGKLNHVDVDIAQEAPDVVLDALSRNGHANLALAFQLSDELMKEFERLNLSVVAHTEGATMEVESTLEQEIRIGQLEDAKVKKIKEMVKEGRATDFTEDSQGTLWVNGRIWVPDVGNLRETILKKAHDSAYSIHPGSTKMYQDLKQRYWWPGMKKDVAAYVAICDICQKVKAEHQRPAGLLQPLKVPECKWEEIGMDFIVGLPHTRDGYDSIWVIVD